One segment of Nostoc flagelliforme CCNUN1 DNA contains the following:
- a CDS encoding glycosyltransferase family A protein, translating to MKNINQLIEKYSLELNRGSLYLDCSQEKYLANYQNAVVIHNPISQTNLFILNDTLKNRYANLIFLKGHEINRSKFSLVILDELWNKLSPKGYLVLNEFVENRNLSIYGLKSLIYDFSAGTAELCYENRSENTYELVFRKPEQDEPRHAGKIDAWSFGVITQGKRKEFVEKLLDSIIEQKIPEFEIILVGDYIHQINDEYVDKVKIIPFSQQDDKGWITKKKNIIAQNAKYENLLVVHDRFILDKNFYSGMCRYGNSFSILTCKQEMYDGWRTPDWVSINNSHAWATPAFMEYEDYSPLVYCNGGLTIIKKTIALQHPWNEMLFWNQAEDVELTHRLFRHGYFLRLNPYSKAIVLHQNNVRNLYGGFEPFIQIAEVNPNQFIYADEPKGLAQNAYLSNSEPHKFYSLKTELIQAKSMITAMESSKFWKLRKAWVKLKQALGLKGTE from the coding sequence ATGAAAAATATTAATCAGCTTATTGAAAAGTATTCATTGGAGTTGAATAGAGGTAGCCTTTACCTTGATTGCTCTCAGGAAAAGTATTTAGCGAATTACCAAAATGCTGTAGTAATTCATAATCCCATATCGCAAACTAATTTATTTATTCTTAATGATACACTAAAGAATCGCTATGCAAACCTCATATTTTTAAAAGGTCATGAGATTAATAGAAGCAAGTTCTCATTAGTCATCTTGGATGAGTTATGGAACAAATTAAGCCCTAAAGGATACTTGGTTTTAAATGAATTTGTAGAAAATCGTAATTTGAGTATCTATGGCTTAAAAAGCTTAATATATGATTTTTCTGCTGGGACTGCTGAACTTTGTTATGAAAATAGAAGTGAAAACACATACGAGTTAGTATTTAGAAAACCTGAACAAGACGAACCACGTCATGCTGGCAAGATAGATGCTTGGTCTTTTGGCGTAATTACACAAGGTAAGCGCAAAGAATTTGTAGAAAAGCTTTTAGATTCTATTATTGAGCAAAAAATTCCAGAATTTGAGATTATTCTTGTTGGTGATTATATACACCAAATTAATGATGAATATGTTGATAAAGTAAAAATTATTCCGTTCTCCCAACAAGATGATAAAGGGTGGATAACCAAGAAGAAAAACATAATTGCTCAAAATGCTAAATATGAAAACCTGCTAGTGGTACATGACAGATTTATTCTCGATAAAAACTTTTATTCTGGTATGTGTCGTTACGGTAACAGCTTTTCAATATTGACGTGTAAACAGGAAATGTATGATGGATGGCGAACGCCAGACTGGGTTTCAATCAATAATTCTCATGCTTGGGCTACTCCAGCTTTTATGGAATATGAAGATTACTCGCCACTAGTCTACTGTAATGGTGGCTTAACTATTATTAAAAAAACAATAGCATTGCAACATCCTTGGAATGAAATGCTATTTTGGAATCAAGCTGAAGATGTTGAACTGACACACAGGTTATTCAGGCACGGTTATTTTTTACGGCTTAATCCTTACTCAAAAGCGATAGTTTTGCACCAAAATAACGTCAGAAACTTATATGGTGGATTTGAGCCTTTTATACAAATAGCAGAAGTAAATCCAAACCAGTTTATTTACGCTGATGAACCAAAAGGTCTAGCGCAAAATGCTTATTTATCTAATTCAGAACCTCATAAATTTTACTCACTAAAAACTGAATTAATTCAAGCTAAATCTATGATTACAGCGATGGAAAGTAGTAAATTTTGGAAGTTGCGAAAGGCATGGGTTAAACTGAAACAAGCGTTGGGATTAAAAGGAACCGAGTAA
- a CDS encoding ABC transporter ATP-binding protein, translating to MEVIRLDNVSLLRRTQEEFSYDLKKTMLSVLEGKYRQPVKKLVLDKIEFVVQKGEKIGIIGANGSGKSTLLKVISGILQPTSGTVRVRGKIAPLIELGAGFDPEISVMDNILLYGVLLGYSRSEMRNRAPSILEFAELQDYALVPVKGLSSGMVARLGFSIATDVQPDILILDEVLSVGDENFKNKSKQRIKSFWHTNSTVLVVSHDLSFIQESCEQAIWLNKGQIIFAGHTYDAIKNYLDIGNQGS from the coding sequence ATGGAAGTAATTCGCCTAGATAATGTTTCGCTGTTGCGACGAACACAAGAAGAGTTTTCTTATGATCTTAAGAAAACGATGCTGTCTGTTTTAGAGGGAAAATATCGTCAGCCAGTAAAAAAGTTAGTACTGGATAAAATTGAATTCGTAGTTCAAAAAGGCGAGAAAATTGGTATTATTGGTGCGAATGGCTCTGGTAAATCTACTCTTCTAAAGGTAATTTCTGGAATCTTGCAACCTACGAGTGGAACAGTACGGGTACGAGGTAAAATTGCGCCTTTGATTGAATTAGGAGCAGGTTTTGATCCCGAAATTTCCGTAATGGATAATATTCTGCTTTATGGTGTACTGCTGGGGTATTCTAGATCAGAAATGCGGAATAGGGCGCCTTCAATTTTAGAGTTTGCAGAATTGCAAGATTATGCTTTAGTTCCAGTAAAGGGATTATCTTCTGGGATGGTGGCAAGGCTGGGTTTTTCTATTGCAACAGATGTACAGCCTGATATTTTAATTTTAGATGAGGTGTTATCTGTAGGGGATGAAAACTTTAAGAATAAGAGTAAGCAGCGGATTAAAAGTTTTTGGCATACAAATTCAACAGTTTTAGTGGTGTCACATGATTTAAGTTTTATACAAGAATCTTGTGAGCAAGCAATTTGGTTGAATAAAGGGCAGATAATCTTTGCAGGACATACTTATGACGCTATAAAAAATTATTTAGATATAGGGAATCAAGGTTCATAA
- the chlG gene encoding chlorophyll synthase ChlG — MSESTPITPDPNPAEALDSVANNSNEQANTSADRSAKTRQLLGMKGAASGETSIWKIRLQLMKPITWIPLIWGVVCGAASSGNYTWTLENVLKVATCMLLAGPLMTGYTQILNDYFDREIDAINEPYRPIPSGAIPLPQVIIQIWVLLIAGIALAFALDVWSGHEFPTITAIAIIGSFIAYIYSAPPLKLKQNGWLGSYALGASYITLPWSTGHALFGDLNSTIVILTMFYSLAGLGIAIVNDFKSVEGDRQLGLQSLPVMFGITTAAWICVVTIDVFQGLIAAYLVSIHENLYATILVLLIIPQITLQDMYFLRDPVKNDVKYQASAQPFLVLGMLVTGLALGHAGI; from the coding sequence ATGTCAGAATCAACTCCCATTACCCCAGACCCTAACCCAGCTGAGGCACTAGACTCAGTGGCAAATAATTCTAATGAGCAAGCAAACACATCTGCCGATCGCAGTGCGAAAACTAGGCAACTGCTAGGGATGAAAGGTGCCGCATCTGGGGAAACTTCAATTTGGAAAATCCGTTTGCAGCTAATGAAACCGATTACCTGGATTCCCCTGATTTGGGGCGTAGTCTGTGGTGCGGCTTCTTCTGGTAACTATACTTGGACACTGGAAAATGTGTTGAAGGTAGCAACCTGTATGCTGCTGGCTGGGCCATTGATGACAGGTTACACCCAAATCCTCAATGATTACTTTGATCGCGAAATCGATGCCATCAATGAACCCTATCGCCCGATTCCCTCTGGGGCAATTCCCCTACCCCAGGTAATTATTCAGATTTGGGTATTACTAATTGCTGGTATTGCTTTGGCGTTTGCGCTGGATGTGTGGTCTGGTCATGAATTCCCGACAATTACAGCGATCGCGATCATCGGTTCTTTCATCGCCTACATTTATTCTGCACCTCCCCTGAAACTCAAGCAAAACGGCTGGCTAGGTAGCTACGCCTTGGGTGCAAGTTATATCACCCTACCTTGGTCTACAGGACACGCTTTGTTTGGTGATCTCAATTCCACAATCGTGATTTTGACAATGTTCTACAGCTTGGCTGGATTGGGTATTGCCATTGTCAATGATTTTAAGAGTGTAGAAGGCGATCGCCAGCTAGGATTACAGTCACTACCCGTAATGTTTGGCATCACCACTGCGGCATGGATTTGTGTCGTAACGATTGATGTATTTCAAGGATTGATAGCAGCTTATCTCGTCAGCATCCATGAGAATTTGTATGCAACAATACTAGTACTGTTAATCATCCCGCAAATCACTTTACAGGATATGTATTTCCTGCGTGACCCCGTGAAGAATGATGTGAAGTACCAAGCCAGTGCCCAACCGTTTCTTGTTCTGGGAATGCTCGTCACTGGTTTAGCGCTGGGTCATGCTGGCATTTAA
- a CDS encoding ABC transporter permease — protein sequence MRISLKDNSTWLQVQRYSELLHVLVARNLKVRYRGSFLGVYWSLFNPLIMTGLYSAIFGTTFASYYDNSILNYVLAAFTGLVVINFFSGSTSQALNSVVSNGSLLNKISLPVSVFPVSMIAANVFQFLVGTFPLLALMTFINSKSLVNVLALVFPVLALVLVSTGVSFLVSALYVFFRDLPYFYELVVFVIWLSSPIFYPAAIVPPQVKQFLGLNPLSPIIESLRQITLSGSVPDLALIWGALLSGVIILALGWTCFHLWRHQFMDLL from the coding sequence ATGAGAATTTCGCTTAAAGATAATTCAACTTGGTTGCAAGTGCAGCGCTATTCGGAATTGCTGCATGTTTTGGTAGCGCGAAATCTCAAAGTGCGTTATCGAGGTTCGTTCCTGGGGGTTTATTGGTCGCTGTTCAACCCGTTGATCATGACGGGGTTGTACTCTGCAATTTTTGGCACAACTTTTGCATCATATTATGACAACTCAATACTAAACTATGTGTTAGCAGCATTTACGGGGCTGGTGGTAATCAACTTTTTCTCAGGTTCCACATCTCAGGCATTGAACAGTGTAGTCAGTAATGGCTCACTTTTAAATAAAATTAGTCTGCCAGTCAGCGTTTTTCCTGTATCAATGATTGCCGCGAACGTATTTCAGTTCTTGGTGGGGACATTTCCGTTGCTGGCATTGATGACTTTCATTAATTCCAAGAGTTTAGTCAATGTGTTGGCGCTGGTGTTTCCAGTTCTGGCGCTAGTTTTAGTTTCTACAGGAGTTAGTTTTTTAGTAAGCGCTTTGTACGTTTTTTTTAGAGATTTGCCTTATTTTTATGAGTTAGTTGTATTTGTAATTTGGCTGAGTAGTCCTATATTTTATCCAGCAGCTATTGTTCCACCGCAGGTAAAGCAGTTTTTAGGTTTAAATCCATTATCACCAATTATTGAAAGTCTGCGTCAGATTACATTATCAGGTTCTGTACCAGATTTAGCCTTAATTTGGGGTGCTTTGCTTAGTGGGGTAATTATTTTAGCCTTGGGATGGACTTGTTTTCACTTGTGGCGACATCAATTTATGGATTTGCTGTGA
- a CDS encoding glycosyltransferase translates to MSTVKPILSPEDKILKIGLYSSSLLSKNHIGVSRMIRSHLDVLQSHLGEKCEFYILSRISGVTRTSLFVKLPSDEFFREYDKGATTSHTSLKVYKNTTPLINSLFQSAVRKFSNKLRLNKISNLIKKVRKKLINKVALPEKLQLRQPPKWEFLNFKLDVLIMAEPWDGTWVYPIEDYAHKVVMIIYDLVPNLLVSDHNDRNKYFAFYKKNYHIDDNTRVFADQHFLGFYHGLMKADGVVYISDCTKRDLIELFPEYRDKACMTVYPTWNQSFMPLSQYEREKVEICDELKAVRLDFSKPIVFAINVLDSRKNGLLLVKAFALLVERQAITSDVQLVICSHARCSNEYLINFLSIAKDVNMTWVQNLSDKAMCKLLNLATVFAFPTLYEGFGIPVLEAMICKTLVVTSDSSSIPEVTNGNCLFCDPTSVESIASSILEALEMTKETKEELINKAFAYASYNFSQEQVYSSYMKLFSKIGINI, encoded by the coding sequence ATGTCTACCGTTAAACCAATCTTATCACCTGAAGATAAAATACTTAAAATAGGTCTATACTCTTCGTCTCTATTGAGTAAGAATCACATAGGTGTCAGTAGAATGATACGCAGTCATCTTGATGTTTTGCAAAGTCATCTAGGTGAGAAATGTGAGTTTTATATTTTAAGTAGAATCTCTGGTGTTACTAGAACATCTTTATTTGTAAAACTTCCATCTGACGAGTTCTTTAGAGAATATGACAAGGGTGCTACAACATCTCATACATCACTAAAAGTTTATAAAAATACTACGCCATTAATTAACTCACTATTTCAGAGCGCGGTTAGGAAATTTTCTAATAAACTACGTTTAAATAAAATATCAAATTTAATTAAAAAAGTAAGAAAAAAGTTAATAAACAAAGTTGCTCTTCCCGAAAAATTACAATTAAGGCAACCTCCTAAATGGGAATTTCTAAACTTTAAACTAGATGTTCTAATTATGGCAGAACCTTGGGATGGAACATGGGTTTATCCTATAGAGGATTATGCTCACAAAGTTGTGATGATCATCTATGATTTAGTTCCAAACCTACTGGTATCTGATCACAATGATAGGAATAAATATTTTGCATTTTACAAAAAAAACTACCATATAGACGATAACACTAGAGTTTTTGCAGATCAACACTTTTTGGGTTTTTATCATGGCTTAATGAAAGCCGATGGTGTTGTCTATATTAGTGATTGTACAAAGAGAGACTTGATTGAGTTATTCCCAGAATACCGTGATAAGGCTTGCATGACAGTATATCCAACTTGGAATCAGTCATTTATGCCACTATCACAGTATGAACGTGAGAAAGTAGAAATTTGTGACGAACTAAAAGCAGTGCGGCTAGATTTTTCTAAGCCGATTGTGTTTGCTATTAATGTTCTCGATTCTAGGAAGAACGGTCTGCTGCTAGTAAAAGCATTTGCTTTGTTAGTTGAGCGTCAAGCGATAACTTCAGATGTACAATTAGTAATTTGTTCTCACGCCCGATGTAGTAACGAATATTTAATTAATTTTTTGAGCATCGCCAAAGATGTGAATATGACATGGGTGCAAAATCTGAGTGACAAAGCTATGTGCAAACTGCTAAATCTAGCTACTGTATTTGCTTTTCCGACACTCTATGAAGGGTTCGGTATTCCCGTACTGGAGGCAATGATCTGCAAAACTCTAGTTGTTACATCTGATTCTAGTTCGATTCCAGAAGTTACAAACGGCAACTGTTTATTCTGCGACCCTACTTCTGTAGAAAGTATAGCTTCAAGTATTTTAGAAGCATTAGAAATGACTAAGGAAACAAAAGAAGAATTAATTAATAAGGCATTTGCCTATGCCAGTTACAACTTTTCTCAGGAGCAAGTCTATTCCTCATACATGAAACTATTTTCAAAAATTGGCATAAATATTTAA
- a CDS encoding Get3/ArsA fold putative tail anchor-mediating ATPase NosAFP: protein MALILTFLGKGGTARTKIAIAAAKLLASQGKRVLLAGQAEPTLSILLGTPIAADPQEIAPNLQVVQFQASVLLERNWDEVKKLEAQYLRTPIFKDVFGQELVVLPGMDNALALNAIREYDVGGKYDAIVYDGTGDSLTLRMLGLPESLSWYIRRFRQLFVNSDLGKTITESPLIQPLISSFFNVNWTADNFAGPTNQVNNFLEKGRAALADPKRLVAFLVTTGDPIEVANARYLWGSAQQIGLTVGGVLLVSTETNANLSEEFIPLPVSVVPDSPTGDWQPLIDALPNFEAQALQAPKPIEIDIHNRQVRLFLPGFDKKQVKLTQYGPEVTVEAGDQRRNIPLPPALSGRPVAGAKFQNNYLIISF from the coding sequence ATGGCTCTAATATTGACATTTTTGGGCAAAGGCGGCACCGCTCGTACCAAAATTGCGATCGCCGCCGCCAAATTATTGGCAAGTCAAGGCAAGCGCGTACTCCTAGCAGGACAAGCAGAACCAACATTATCAATTCTGCTAGGCACTCCCATTGCTGCCGATCCCCAGGAAATCGCTCCCAATTTGCAAGTAGTCCAGTTTCAAGCATCTGTATTACTAGAACGCAACTGGGACGAAGTGAAGAAACTTGAGGCGCAATATCTCCGCACGCCCATATTCAAAGACGTTTTTGGTCAAGAACTGGTAGTGTTGCCGGGGATGGACAACGCCCTCGCCCTGAATGCTATCCGTGAATATGATGTCGGTGGCAAATATGATGCGATCGTCTACGATGGCACGGGTGACTCTTTAACGTTGCGGATGTTGGGTTTGCCAGAATCTCTCAGTTGGTATATCCGGCGATTTCGGCAATTATTTGTCAACTCCGATTTGGGGAAGACGATTACTGAATCACCCTTGATTCAACCGCTGATTAGCAGCTTTTTCAATGTCAACTGGACAGCAGATAACTTTGCAGGGCCTACTAACCAAGTCAATAATTTCTTAGAAAAGGGGAGAGCCGCTCTTGCTGACCCTAAGCGTCTCGTTGCTTTCTTAGTGACCACAGGAGATCCCATTGAAGTAGCAAATGCTCGTTATTTGTGGGGTAGTGCTCAACAAATCGGTTTAACTGTTGGTGGCGTTCTGCTTGTGTCTACTGAGACAAATGCCAACCTGTCAGAGGAATTTATCCCCCTACCTGTAAGTGTCGTTCCCGACTCGCCAACAGGTGACTGGCAACCACTGATAGACGCTTTACCCAACTTTGAAGCACAAGCGCTACAGGCTCCCAAACCAATTGAAATAGATATCCACAATCGTCAAGTACGCTTATTCTTGCCAGGTTTTGACAAAAAGCAAGTCAAACTCACCCAATATGGCCCAGAAGTCACGGTAGAAGCAGGAGACCAGCGACGGAATATACCTTTACCCCCGGCTTTGAGTGGCAGACCTGTTGCTGGAGCAAAGTTTCAGAATAATTATTTGATAATTTCGTTTTAA
- a CDS encoding class I SAM-dependent methyltransferase: protein MEFEFLEVFLPSDLNDLRRVRHESLLTQMKFVYADIEKVESPEAIDYLDCSWKLREKAFPYSCTDEEGLILNYVIAANQLKSGFEISTAFGFSSMYIGLGLKQNDGQLVTMDCYVEEWKESFLYNPEEMESSVECSRMNALENILPTGLRFAKESAKKLGLSDVIRFEIGISPKDVPTIVGDRKLDFVFIDGGHFAEQPLLDFLAVYPYLSEKCAVFFHDNHFGTTVARAVSEAESKLGASAQKLLTRWNLTLVSRGLNKLSLATLNYLLIRKHPSYLELSKTQLQHTQSELESYKTQLQYTQSELESYKTQLQYTQSELESYKTQLQYTQSELESYKTQLQYTQSELESYKTQLQHTQSELKSHKTQLQHTQSELEILRCKADQTEAIISAMQSSKFWKLRILWLKLKQNLGLVKEVQE, encoded by the coding sequence ATGGAATTTGAATTTTTAGAAGTCTTTTTGCCATCAGACTTAAATGATTTAAGGAGAGTAAGGCATGAATCATTACTTACTCAAATGAAATTTGTGTATGCCGATATAGAAAAGGTTGAATCTCCAGAGGCAATTGACTATTTGGATTGTTCGTGGAAACTTAGAGAAAAAGCATTTCCCTATTCATGCACAGATGAAGAGGGCTTAATTCTTAACTATGTTATTGCCGCAAATCAGCTAAAAAGTGGTTTTGAAATTTCTACCGCTTTTGGTTTTAGCAGTATGTACATTGGACTAGGCCTCAAACAGAACGACGGTCAACTTGTAACTATGGACTGTTATGTAGAAGAGTGGAAGGAATCTTTTTTATATAATCCTGAGGAAATGGAATCCAGTGTAGAGTGCAGCAGAATGAATGCTCTAGAAAACATTCTTCCAACAGGTTTACGTTTTGCTAAAGAATCTGCAAAAAAGTTGGGATTATCTGATGTGATACGTTTTGAAATAGGTATTAGCCCAAAAGATGTTCCAACTATTGTAGGCGATCGCAAACTTGACTTTGTGTTTATCGATGGCGGACATTTTGCCGAGCAACCGCTTTTGGATTTTCTCGCAGTTTATCCATATCTTTCAGAAAAATGTGCTGTTTTCTTTCATGATAACCACTTTGGCACTACTGTTGCTCGAGCAGTATCTGAAGCAGAAAGTAAGCTAGGTGCATCAGCACAAAAGCTTTTGACCCGTTGGAACCTTACCTTAGTGAGTCGTGGCTTAAATAAACTATCCCTAGCAACTTTAAACTACTTATTAATTAGAAAGCATCCTAGTTATTTAGAGTTATCCAAAACGCAACTTCAGCACACTCAAAGCGAACTGGAAAGTTATAAAACGCAACTTCAGTATACTCAAAGCGAACTGGAAAGTTATAAAACGCAACTTCAGTATACTCAAAGCGAACTGGAAAGTTATAAAACGCAACTTCAGTATACTCAAAGCGAACTGGAAAGTTATAAAACGCAACTTCAGTATACTCAAAGCGAACTGGAAAGTTATAAAACGCAACTTCAGCACACTCAAAGCGAACTGAAAAGTCATAAAACGCAACTTCAGCATACTCAAAGCGAACTAGAGATATTAAGGTGTAAAGCTGATCAAACTGAGGCAATAATTAGTGCAATGCAGTCTAGTAAATTCTGGAAGTTGCGAATACTGTGGCTGAAGTTAAAACAGAATTTAGGGCTGGTTAAGGAGGTTCAAGAGTAA
- the petP gene encoding cytochrome b6f subunit PetP, whose product MEIGQKVKVFRLRDRVSAPVVKKLGQVGIIQGYKVTDGGGIGVVVLFDDNTSTWFFEDEIKPV is encoded by the coding sequence ATGGAAATCGGACAAAAGGTTAAAGTTTTTCGTTTGCGCGATCGCGTCTCTGCCCCTGTTGTAAAAAAACTAGGGCAAGTGGGTATCATCCAAGGCTACAAAGTGACCGATGGTGGTGGAATCGGTGTAGTGGTGCTGTTTGACGACAACACTTCTACTTGGTTTTTTGAAGATGAAATCAAACCTGTGTAG
- a CDS encoding PI-PLC domain-containing protein: MIEILAHRGNLFGSDCQRENNASACKECLDLGFGLELDVRNYKNNLYAKHDPVTSDKAQYWAEIVEILINYPQLTIAINIKDTGNENSLITSIRNLSWFKVFLFDLELVVGIENYNSLTSVYKSLDSKIEIAIRASDKGEPLERAIESTSKVVWLDEFDNFWVSQQVIEKLNLAGKKVYAVAPDLHKHSANISMTRCQEFAAWNVAGICTDYPIMLRNLLKGIT, from the coding sequence ATGATTGAAATACTTGCACATCGGGGAAATCTTTTCGGTTCAGACTGTCAAAGAGAAAACAATGCTAGTGCTTGCAAAGAATGCCTTGATTTAGGGTTTGGTTTAGAATTAGACGTGCGAAATTATAAAAATAATTTGTATGCTAAACATGATCCAGTCACATCAGATAAAGCCCAGTATTGGGCTGAAATAGTTGAAATTCTAATAAATTATCCGCAACTAACCATTGCCATCAATATTAAAGACACTGGTAATGAAAATTCTTTAATTACAAGTATTCGTAACTTAAGTTGGTTTAAAGTATTCTTATTTGATTTAGAACTGGTGGTTGGAATAGAAAATTATAATTCTTTAACATCGGTTTATAAAAGTCTAGATTCAAAAATTGAAATAGCTATCAGAGCTAGTGATAAAGGTGAACCCTTAGAAAGAGCTATTGAATCAACATCTAAGGTGGTTTGGTTAGATGAGTTTGATAATTTTTGGGTTTCTCAACAAGTGATTGAAAAGCTTAATCTAGCTGGCAAAAAAGTCTATGCTGTAGCACCAGATTTACATAAACATTCAGCTAATATTTCTATGACTAGATGTCAAGAATTTGCAGCTTGGAATGTAGCTGGCATTTGCACAGACTATCCTATAATGTTGAGGAACTTGCTAAAAGGGATAACTTAA
- a CDS encoding HAD-IA family hydrolase, whose protein sequence is MKKVAAILFDLDGVLVDADEWHFEALNHALQPYGLTITREQHIYFFKALPTRTKLEILSIRYDLPREVHQEINDKKQQYTFEIINEKCQPQPDKLAMMEYLHKRYRVAVCSNSRLETVKLMLEKSDLIDYFEFFLSNEHVANGKPSPEMYFLAMDKMGLDAEECLIVEDSEAGLRAAQSCGAHICKVSEPSEVNLERVMTSLKNVGKIKVVIPMAGEGSRFARAGYIDPKPMIRVFGKPMIQWVVDNMNLANSYFIFLCRKQHLDNYKLNSYLKSLRPDSSIVCVDQLTQGAACTVLLAEDYLTDNEELIVANSDQYIDASVADFVQRMRELNADAGMITFEASESKWSYADADKNGLVRRVAEKQAISNHATVGIYYYKRTWEFVKYANSMINKNIRTNNEFYICPIFNEYIEAGKAVYIYGIDKNTMHGLGTPEDLEVFLKLKSST, encoded by the coding sequence ATGAAAAAGGTTGCTGCAATTTTATTTGATCTTGATGGCGTGCTAGTTGATGCTGATGAATGGCATTTTGAGGCCCTAAATCATGCTTTACAACCTTATGGATTAACAATTACAAGAGAACAGCACATATATTTTTTCAAGGCGTTACCGACAAGAACTAAACTAGAAATTCTTTCTATAAGATATGATCTGCCCAGAGAGGTGCATCAAGAGATTAATGATAAAAAGCAACAATATACTTTTGAAATAATTAATGAAAAATGTCAACCCCAGCCTGATAAACTAGCAATGATGGAATATCTCCACAAACGATACCGAGTTGCGGTTTGCTCTAATTCAAGGCTGGAAACCGTGAAACTTATGCTAGAAAAGTCAGATTTAATTGACTATTTTGAATTTTTCTTAAGTAATGAACATGTCGCAAACGGTAAACCATCGCCTGAAATGTATTTTTTGGCAATGGACAAGATGGGTTTAGATGCTGAAGAGTGTTTAATTGTAGAGGATTCTGAAGCTGGTCTAAGAGCTGCTCAAAGTTGTGGGGCACATATTTGCAAAGTTAGCGAACCATCAGAAGTAAATCTTGAGAGAGTCATGACTAGTTTAAAAAATGTGGGCAAAATCAAAGTTGTGATTCCGATGGCTGGTGAGGGAAGTAGATTTGCCAGAGCAGGGTACATTGACCCCAAACCAATGATTCGCGTTTTCGGTAAGCCGATGATTCAGTGGGTTGTGGATAATATGAACCTGGCTAACAGCTACTTCATATTTCTCTGCCGTAAACAACACCTCGACAATTATAAGCTTAATTCCTACTTGAAATCCTTAAGACCTGACTCTTCAATTGTTTGTGTAGATCAACTAACTCAAGGGGCTGCTTGTACTGTTCTCTTGGCTGAGGACTACCTGACGGATAATGAAGAATTGATTGTCGCTAACTCTGATCAGTATATAGATGCTTCTGTTGCTGATTTTGTCCAAAGAATGAGAGAGCTAAATGCAGACGCTGGGATGATTACATTTGAAGCATCCGAAAGTAAGTGGAGTTATGCTGATGCTGACAAAAATGGTTTAGTCAGAAGGGTAGCTGAAAAACAAGCAATTAGTAACCATGCTACCGTAGGGATTTACTATTACAAGCGTACTTGGGAATTTGTCAAGTATGCAAATTCAATGATTAATAAGAATATACGGACAAACAATGAATTCTATATTTGTCCTATATTCAATGAATATATTGAAGCTGGAAAAGCAGTGTATATCTATGGAATAGATAAAAATACAATGCATGGTTTAGGAACTCCAGAAGATTTAGAAGTTTTTTTGAAGCTCAAGAGTTCAACTTAG